CATTGGATGATGATTATATGGTAGTGTGCGATGATGAAAAGAATAATTTATATGTAGTGAACCGCAAACAATCCGGCTTGCCTGTAAAAACTTTTTACTTCGGTGATAACTTAGGATTGACAGACGGAAGCGCAGGCAATTACAGTGAAGTGGATGTAGAAGCTTGTGTTCGCAGTAAAGCATATCCTACAAGAGTATATTGGACAGGCTCTATGAGCAATGCCGGCAGCAGCAATAAGTACAAGCCTAACAGCAATACCTTGTTTGCTACTACAATAACCGGAACAGGCACCAACACGTCGTTTGCGGTAGTTGGGCATTATGCAGGCTTACGCCAGCAGCTGGTTACCTGGGGCGATGCACATGGATATAGTTTTACCTCCAGCACTGCCAGCGGTCATGATGCAAAAACAATTGACGGCTTTAATGTAGAAGGCATGTGCCTGGCTCCTGATAATACAACGTTATACATTGGCTTTAGAGCGCCATTGGTTCCTACATCTAACAGAACAAAAGCATTGATCGCTCCTTTATCAAATTTCGAAACATGGTTCAACAATGGAAATCCTTCGGGCAATCCAACATTGGGAGCGCCTATTGAATTGGATTTGGGTAAACGCGGTATTCGTGATATTGTACGCTTATCAAATGGAGATTATATTATCGTAGCAGGTAATTATGCAGGAGATCCTTTAACCGGCGCTTTATATAAATGGACAGGTAATGCAAGTGATAAGCCCGTGCAAATAACAGCAATGAATATTACTAACCTGAATGCAGAAGCCTGTGTTGAAGTGCAGCAGAATGGCGTGTTGCAATTAAACAAGCTACAGGTAATAAGTGATAACGGCGGGTATGAATTTTATAATGATGGTACTGAGGCAAAAGATCTAAGCGAAGACAATTATAAAAAGTACGAAGATGATATCATTACTGTATCGGGCAGCGTATTGCGTCCTTCGATTGCACCTGTAGTGGATCTCGATGCTGTAACAGTATATCCAAACCCTGTACGCAACGGAAACGTTGTGATTTCAGTTACTGATGAGGGCGTTAAACAAGCGAGATTGATTGATGTGAATGGAAATACTGTAAAACAATTCTCCTTTACCGGAACATCTGCCACCGTAAATGTAAAAGGATTGGCAGCAGGCAATTACCAGGTGTTATTGATAAATGCGAAAGGCAAAGCAAGCACACGAAAAATTATTATACTGTAGTTATTACCTCTGAGACGTACCAAAAAGAAAAGGGCTGCTAGTAGCAGCTCTTTTTGTTTTAAAATTATTGGAGTAAATATTGATAAGGCAAAGAAGCAATGAATTGCAGCGTTTGCGATTTGATCTATTTACGGGATCGTCTTCGGCAAGCTCAGACTGACAGTACATGAATTGTGGATTGAAAGCTGAAAAGCTTAAAGCCTTTTTATAAATAACAAACCATCCTTCTTTTTAATTTAAAGCTGACTTTTTTAATAGCTGAACAATAATAATGCTGTAAGTCTGAGCTTGTCGAAGACGGGCTGTTATTAAAGCGATGCTTTTATAACATACTACAAATATCAATTACCCGTAACTGTTATACTTGCAGGATCGCTCCACATGCCTGCCTGCTCATCATCATAATGATAAATGGCTTTGTAGATCCATACAGCGCTGGTGCCCGAAGCAGGCAGGGCAGCTGTATCCGTATAGTTGGGATGAGTATCATAAGCCAGTAACTGCCAGTTACCGGTGCCTCTGTCCACATAGATCTCAATGCCGTCCATATGTTCTTTCTTCCATATAAGTTCCGGATGCCCGCCGGCTATAAGTCGTAGTTTCAGTACCGGCTTCATTTGATGTATGTCTGTTACCTCTTCTGCACCTTCCAGTCCAAGATCATTGCCATCAGCAACCGTATATGAGATGTTGTTTTTAATACTTCTGCCAATAGCGGAAGCACGCTTAAAAACACCGGGCGGAACAATAGGCGGCATTTCTGTCCTGATTGGAGGTGTAGGCGGCACACTGGCAGTTGCGCCATCGGGTACGCCGTTAATGATCTCATTTTTGTGCTGAGTAAGTTTTGCAACATATTCCATTTGTTTGTTGCGATCGTCCATCCAATAACTAAACCATACAGCGCCTGCTTTCATATTGACGACATCGTCGCCGCTAATATGATACTTGTCGGCATAGATGCCAAGCTTTGCAGAAAAATTATTAAGCCACTTGATTTTTTCCAGATCGGTTCTGGGCATGAATGATCGTTTTGACATAATCGGGATTTTTAATTATTAATAAAAAATGGTTGACAATGGATTGATCGTATAGCCATATACTTATTCACAGTTTTAAAATGTATTGTTACAAGTAGTGGTTGTATTGCCGCAATCTTTCACTGTACTGCCTGCACCTTTTGTTGTACTGCCGCCATGGCTGCTTGTATTGCCGCAACTGCGATCTGTATTGTTACAGCGAATGTTTGTAGTGCTCCAAGATCTGCTTGCACTGCTGCAAGTACTACTTGCACTAGTACAATCGTTGCCTGTACTGCCGCAACATTGGTGTGCACTGTTACAGTAAAAGCTTGTACTGTTACGATTACTGCCTGCAGTGCTGCAAAATCATTTTGTACTGCTGAAAATTGATTTGGAACCGGTTCAAATAACTTGGTGCTTTATAAAATAGGGAAGACTTTTACAGCGGATATAGAGGATAATGAATACGGAAGCAAATAAATTAAACTAAAAAAGATTGTGGGTAATGTTGTAATGTTTAAGACAATTGGAAAAGTTTAGGATGATGTAGGTCAAATGGGAAATAGAAATAGAGTTTTGGAAATAATATGCAATACTATAAATTTATGTGTCAGTAATAATCATATGAATAATTCCTCAACTTAATACATTGAATAACTGTAAAATAATATTGACTCTGCTTCTCTTGATTTCTTTTTCAACAATAACGGTTGCACAAAGAGAATATGACGAATTTGTACAAGCACTGTCAAGTGGCGATACAATTTTAGCGAAGAAAATATCAGACAACATTACAACAACTGAATCTATTCAGACAAAGTCCTTTCCAATTAAAAATATCCCTGAGCACGTTTTTAATTTTCAGATCGATAAATTAAAAGATACAATTGTTGGTTTGTTTAATATTGAGAATCAAATGAGCAATAAAATTTTAGGTAAAGTATTTTATAATGTGGTAGCTAATGGTGCTTTTGTTATGCCTTTAACTTTCCAGGCAGAAACAAAAAAGGACACAGTTTTTAGTAGAAAATATTTTTCAAAACCAAATACTTCAAACGATATTTTTTTGCATGACTTTCGTGAAGTTTGGCTTTCAAAATTTTATTTTTCAGGAGATCACCCTTTAGAATACACTGCAAATTTTATTGTCAAACTCGACAAAATAAATAATAACTCAACAAAAATTTCAATCTTGGCTGACGAGCCTGAAGTTATTAATGGAGCCATTGGAATGGGTGTGCATGGTCCAGTCGCAAGATATACGTCTGTAAATCCGACAACAATTGAAGAATACATACTTTTAGAATTTATTGCGAGCAAGCTGAGCGACACAACATTACTGCCTTTAAAGCTTCCGGTTGAATAATAAAACTATTGCAACATTGCGTTTTTTCGCTAAGTGACAAGGTATCGATAGTGTGATCTTTCACTTTCGCATTTTCCCATAGTATTGTCGCATTTACACAGTAATTATATCAAATTTGTTAGCGAGATTTGTGTCTGCAAAAAACAATCACTAAAAAAATAAAGATCATGGCAATCATCAATCCTTACATCATGTTCAACGGCAATGCCGAAGAAGCATTTGGTTTTTACAAATCGGTATTTGGCGGCGAAATTGCAAGAATAGTTCGCTTTAAAGATCTGCCGGACGATCATAAAGCTCAATTAAATGAGAGTGAGCTTAACAAGATAATGCACATTGCTTTGCCTATCGGGAAAGACAATATATTAATGGCAAATGATGTTCCTGCTTTTATGGGAGTAGTTAATGAAAAGGAGAACAGAAGTAAAATATCCGTTAGCGCAGAAAGCAAGGAAGAAGCTGATAGAATATTTAACGGACTTTCGGAAGGGGGAGAAGTAGAAGCGCCAATAGGAGATAGTCCCTGGGGCTCTTATTTTGGAATGTTCAGAGATAAATATGGTATTGAATGGATCATTGAGTTTGATGCAAGGCATAATGGACAGAAATAAAGTAAAAGCAATTGTTGTAATAGGAAACTTGTAATGGTTTGTTTCATGCTGTTCATGATCGGCGGTTATGTTCAAGTGAATAAAGTCTGAGAAAAAATTACTTATTGTAAAGTATGAAACTTAATCATATCAATTTAGTTATTTCAAATGTTGCAGAGGCGATACAATTCTTTGAAACCTATTTCAAGTTTACATGCACCGATATAAAAGGCGATAATAGTGTAGCCATTTTAAAAGACACAGATGACCTTACATTGGTGATCATGACTGACAAAAATGAAATAAGATATCCCGATGCCTTTCATATCGGTTTTATGTTGGATAGCGAAGAAGACGTAATAAAGATTTACCACACGTTAAAGAACGGCGGCATTATTGTTGGGCAGGAACCTAAAAAGATACGAGATAGCTTTGGCTTCTATTTTAATTTTGATGCTATTATGATAGAGGTAGGATATTATTATCCTGTTGGGGGTTAAAAGGTAAATATCTTATCAAGCTCAATAAGGTGTTGCCCTTCCGGAAAAACCTTCGGAGCTTTTGCAAGCTTCTCCGCAAGTAAATGAAACAATGAAAATGCTGCTTCCATGAATTTTGAACAATCGATATTTCCGCTCACTGAATTTCTTATTGATAATAAGTTTTCGATAACGAAAAAAGAACAGTATTTTATTAAGTATTCCACTAATTCGGTAGTTATAACTATTGCATATGTTAATCTAGAACACCTGTTCTATATTCATGTTGGACAAAATTCAAAATCATTGATAGAGTTAACCCCCATTTCAATAAAAGAAGTTTTTGAAGACGATAATTTTCGGCTTCAATCTTCACTAACAATTGACAATTTGATTTCTTTCTTAAAAGGTATTGGAAAGTGTCTGCTCTTAGGTGATAAAAAAATATTCAAAGCGTTGAATGAATTTTCAGAGTCGCAAGTAACAAAATACACAAAGCAAATAATTCAATCGCAGAATATCAAAGCAGCAGACAAAGCATGGGGGCAAAAAGATTATGTGGCTTTTATTAAGTGTATAGATAGAACAGAAAAAGAATTGCTTGCTGAATCTTATTTAAAAAAATATAGGATTGCTGTGAACAAGCTACAAAAATAGGCTGGATAATTTGTGATAATTTATGAAAAAATACCATCAAGCATTAATTGTAATATATATACTGTTTTCTTCCTGTGCCATTAAGCCTTCGAGTTATATATTTCCTACAAAAGAAAAAATGGTTTTTAGCTGGAAATTCAAATTTGAAGAAACTGATGAAATGAAAAGCGGCATATACAATTCATTCTTTCAAAGCTACCGTCTTAATAATGTTTCTATTTATTACGTAGTTGATGAAGAAGATCTTGCTCGAGGAAATAGTGCCTTTGCAAGCGCCGATTATTTCCTCAATTCTGCAATGATCTTCAGAAATGATTCAGTATTGCTTGCGCCATTTGGAGATTTGGGCGATATAAAACAATTACAGCCAGGAGATTTCAAATTTGTTATTCCTAAACATGTTAATTCAAGTGACACAATAAAAATAGTGCATGAGGAAAAGACCATTTTGCTTTTTGGGTTTAATAAAACAAAACTGAAGCTTAATAAGGTTAGCTTAAAAAATTGTTTAAATATTAAGGTGCAGGAGAAGTGGGAGGGAGGTAACTGCTACCAGGGAGAAGTATGGCTCCATAAAAAATATGGTTTGGTAAAATGGATGAGAGTAACAGGCAGAGTGGAGGAAAGAAAATTATAAAATTGCTACAATTTTTACAATTTATTATCTTCAATTTTGCATTGGTTCCGCTATCGATAACACAAACTTATGCTTAACTGACAATGAATTTTTTCCACCTCTTTAGAAGAAAATCCCACAAAACGATTGCCCGTGTTGAAGAGAATAACATCGAAAAAATCGAACACATCAAAGAAAAGATAGCCTATCAGTCAGATACATTACTTACAGACGTATTAAGATATATCAAAAGTAACTCGCTAAACATTGGGGTTCATCTTAACAAGCCGGCTACCGATATTGAAATTGAAACATTTGAAGATATAAAAATGGCATTGCCGGATGATTTTAAGCTTTTGTATAAATTTTCTAATGGCTTTGAAACAGAGCACGACCTGTTCAGGCTTATACCTTTGGAAGAGATCATTGAAAGTAAGTTGAACAAAAACTATCTGGCGAATGACAATTCTTTTCACTTTACAGAGTACATGATATACTCAGACATGTGGAGCGTTGATATAAGCAAAGAAAATATAAATGATTATTGTATTTACAATAAAGCAGAAGATGTTGTTTATCTAACCAATTCACTTGCGGAATTTTTATGCGTATTTATCAATAAAGGAATTTATGATGGGCTTTATGAGTGGAGAGAAATAAAGCAAAGGAATAATAAATAACATATCTTCCATACTATTAACCGGCATTTTATGACAAGACCTATCACAATAATTTTTTGCTTTACACTTTTATCTTCAACTGTTTTTGGACAAAGAACGCCGGAAGAATTAGGACGAATTGCTTTTAATTGTTTTCAGAAAAATCAATTAGATAGTTTTTTTAAGCTCAAGCCTACTGTTTCAGAACTTACAGAACTTGGTAAGAATTATGGCATAGATACTACTTCGGATCAATACAAAGATTTTTTAATTCGCTATCCGGTTGTTATTAAAAATTTCAAAGAAAGATGTAAAAAACTTTTGGAAGACAGTGCTGAATTAGGATTTAGTTGGACAACAGCAAAAATTGATACCATTGAAGCGTCAACAAAAACATTGTCTCTTGATAATCCTGATCCCAAAAACAAGCCGGTCATAATTACAATAATTGATGTCTATATTCTTTCAAATGATAAAAGATTTAAGCTGACGCTAGGCGATGCTGCACTTTATAATGGAATATGGAAGCCGGGGAACAACATATATTTTTCCAGGCATAAAAATACCAATTAAGAATGCGCTATACTTTCCGATATATTACAGCTATACTTTTTTTAAGCGGACTTGTTGCTTGCAATAACTCATCACAAGACAGAAAACCAATCACAATTGAGGACAGAATGTATTCTCAAAAAACAGTTCTCTCGCCGGTCTTTGACAGTTTAAGACCGGCTGCACAAACCTTCCTCATAAAAGGTAACAGAGACACTTTAATTATAGGACAAAGCGGGACAACTTTAACGATACCTAAAAATACTTTTATAACTGCGCAAGGAGAAGCTGCAACAACCGTAACACTAAGTCTTGTTGAAGCAACTACAATTTCTGACATCATCAAATTAAATCTTCAAACAACTTCGGGAGAAAATATTTTACAAACAGGAGGAATGTTTTTTATTGATGCAAAAGAAAATGGGAGATCATTGGCAATAGCAGAAGGGAAATCTATTTATGTTGAAGTAAAAGCAAATTACAAAGACCCGCAAATGAAAATATTTGAGGGAAAGTTTAATAATAAAGGAAAAATTGATTGGGCACTTACGGGCGATCTTGAAAATTACCTGATCCCGATTCCTTTGAGCTTACTGAATTTCCACAAATGTGATCTTGAATGTGGTTTTAGCAAAGGGCAAACAGATAGTTTGTTAAGCCCTATATATGAAAATACATTCATTGCAACCCGCGAGTTTGAAGATAGATGTTGTGTAATGAGCATAGCAGGTTGTGATTGGTACAATGGATTAAGTAAACGATTGCTTACTATTTATTTAAGTAACCTCGAAAAACCGCTTTATTATTCAGACTCATTGGTTGTTGATTATTTGGCAAAAAGCTATAAAGATAAAATTGACACATCCCGGAAATTTCAATTTGACGATACGGGGTGGACTACTTATTTGTTCCGGGCTTTTACTCAGCTAAAAAATCAACATCTTACCAATGCTATCAACTTTAACAAACTGGGCATAACAGGAAGCACGTCTTCAGAAGATATGGTAGCAAAAGGCTATTCTGAAGCCGAGGCAGAAAAATACATTGCATTATTCAAAGTAAGAGAGCAGGTAATAAAAGAAAGGAAAACGGAAATACAAACATCTCGCTTGGCATCATATTCATTTGCAATAAATAAGCTTGGTTGGGTTAATGTTGATAGGTTTATAGATGAAAAGAATACTGAGGTTTCTACTTTTTTAGTGAATGTTCAATCGAAAGATACACTTGATTTTGTTTCTGTGTCATTGGTTATCCCAAACTATAACGTAGCTGTTTTTTCAATTTACAATGATGGCAACCTGTACAGCTTTACAAAAAAGAAAGACGGTTACAGAAAGTTGCCTGTCGGGCAGGATGCGATCGTTGTCGCGTTCTCCTATAAGAATAATAAACCCTATTTTGGAAAACAGGCAATCAAAATTCCAAAAGATGGGCAGATCAGTTTACCAATAGAGCCATCAACAGAAAAAGATATTAAACAGAAAATCGAGAAATTAACAGAATAAGAAAACTGAATTCCTCATCATAGGAAAAAAATGAAAGCTATATTTCAACTCCTTATTTGCACTATATTGTTTTTTTCTTGCGTACAGCAAGCAAAAAAAACAGACAGTGATACTATAAAAGAAGGGAATAAGACAACGACGCTTTCTACGGATACCGGAAAGCTTTCAAAGCTTATTGATATTACAACGTTTAAACCTGCTTCTGTCAAATTCAAGTACACTGTTATTGACAATTCGGGACAAAATGAACGCTTAACTGTTCCCGGCCCATCGGACGCTTATTTACAGGCGGTTCTTTATTTTGATACAGCTACGTACAAACAATTGCAGGCAAAGTATTTTAGTATAGATTACCTATCGCCCAATTTTGATAAACAAGAGTTTAATTTTGAATTGCTTGATCAGGATGTTAGGAAGGAACTCTTACATAGCGATACCAATTATCACGGTCATCCGGACTATTTTTTCGGATCAGGAACAAAAGGCAAGCTGTGGTTCTTAAAAAATAAGGTGTTACTAACAAATGGAACAGATTGAAGCAATAAAAGCGAAGATTTTAATGTATTAAATATTATTTCGCATTGAGTATACCTAACAAATGACAATTACAAAAAACGACATACTATTTTGGATTGGAATAATAACCGCTGTTTGGTTTGCGTTTGCAGGAACTTGTTGGACATATTGTGCTGCATTAATAATTGCTTATCCTGTTGGGTTAATAAGTTTTTCAATCTGGCGGAGAATAAAAAAAGATAACAAGCGGAGAAATAAATTCATCCCCGGAATTTTAATAACAGGACTGATACTTTCACTTTCGATATTAATTTACTTACTGATATTTGATTAAATGTGAAATAGCTACTGCGTTTCATCAGGCTGGACATTATAGTGAATAAGATTGCAAACTTTAGATCATAAAAAAAGAGTTTCAAGAAATTGAAACTCTTTTCTCTTAGTAAAAAAACGGTTTACTTATTCTTTTGAAAGAAGCTTACATTATTTCCATCCTGTAAAACATAATTTCCTGAGTTAAGATCATTGATGGGAACTGTAAACAAATTGCTGCCACTGCTTGCCTCAACAGAAATGGTTTTCACCAATTTGCCATCTACATCCCAAACATTCAATGTATGTGTGCCTATTGTGTTTGAAGTAATGATGGTTACATTCAGTTTGTCTTTTGCAGGATTAGGAAACACTTTAAATTCATTTGTGCCTGCTCCTTTATAAATTAAGATGGTAGGTGAATAGCTGAATGATCCATTGTCGTTGAATATTTTTAAACGATAATAGTTCTTATCTGCAGATGGATCGTTATGAATAAAAC
The Ferruginibacter albus DNA segment above includes these coding regions:
- a CDS encoding SMI1/KNR4 family protein; its protein translation is MNFFHLFRRKSHKTIARVEENNIEKIEHIKEKIAYQSDTLLTDVLRYIKSNSLNIGVHLNKPATDIEIETFEDIKMALPDDFKLLYKFSNGFETEHDLFRLIPLEEIIESKLNKNYLANDNSFHFTEYMIYSDMWSVDISKENINDYCIYNKAEDVVYLTNSLAEFLCVFINKGIYDGLYEWREIKQRNNK
- a CDS encoding VOC family protein, whose protein sequence is MAIINPYIMFNGNAEEAFGFYKSVFGGEIARIVRFKDLPDDHKAQLNESELNKIMHIALPIGKDNILMANDVPAFMGVVNEKENRSKISVSAESKEEADRIFNGLSEGGEVEAPIGDSPWGSYFGMFRDKYGIEWIIEFDARHNGQK
- a CDS encoding VOC family protein codes for the protein MKLNHINLVISNVAEAIQFFETYFKFTCTDIKGDNSVAILKDTDDLTLVIMTDKNEIRYPDAFHIGFMLDSEEDVIKIYHTLKNGGIIVGQEPKKIRDSFGFYFNFDAIMIEVGYYYPVGG